Within the Herbaspirillum sp. RTI4 genome, the region TTGGCGGCGTTAATCGTGCCGAAGTGGGCGTTGACCGTGGTGCGCAGACGGCCGGCGTCAATCAGTTGCGCTATCTCGGTGAGCAGTTTCCCCTGTTCATCCATATCGGGGGTTTCGTAGAGTGAGCGGGTAAACATCAGCTCCCAATGCAAGGAAATGGACTTGCTCTTGAGCAGCATGAGATCAAGCATTCCCATGTCGTCGATCACACCCAGACGTCCTTGCGGTTTCAGGCTTTCGATGATGTGTGTGTAGTGCTGCCTGGTTTGCGTCAGACAGGCAACAAAATCGACTTCGCCGAAACCGCCGGTTTTCAATTCGTCGGACAGCGGTTTTGCGTGGTCGATGACGGCGTGCGCGCCGAGGTCGAGGCACCACTGGCGTGTTTCAGGGCGCGAGGCGGTGGCAATGACCCGCAGCTTGGTCAGTTGGCGTGCGAGTTGTATCAGGATGGAGCCGACGCCACCGGCTGCGCCGACGATGAGCAGGGTCTTTCCTTCACCGCCTCCTTTGGGGACGCAAAGCCGGTCAAACAGCAGTTCATACGCCGTGATCGAGGTCAGCGGCAGCGCGGCTGCTTGCGCGTTGTCGAGGGAGGCGGGGGCGAGTGCGACGATGCGCTCATCCACGGCGTGCAATTCGCTGTTCGTGCCAGGACGGTTGATGGCACCGGCGTAATACACCCGATCGCCCGTCTTGAATCGGGTCACTGCGCTGCCGATGGCCTCGACTGTGCCGACGGCATCCCAACCCAGTACTTTCGCTGCGCCAGCTTCAGGGGCGTTGCCGCTACGGACTTTGGTGTCGACCGGATTGACAGAAATCGCCTTGACGCGCACCAGCAGGTCCCTTTCTTTCAGTGTGGGGGTCGGTAGTTCGATATCTTCAAGCGCATGGCTATCGTCGATAGGCAGGGGGTGGTAGTAGCCGACTGCTTTCATGTGAGTCCTTTCAAGAAAGAACCCACTATAGGATATAAAGACAAAACGGATGCGCAGGGGCTATAAAGCGGTATTTCGACACGCGGAGTGAAAATCCAGCAACTCTTTAGACATTGCTTCAAATGGCGCATGCGCCATTACTTGCTGGGCCTTACTGCGCAGGTCCACCCATGCGGATAAAGACTTTAATGAGCGCCAGCGTAAAACGCTGCAACAATTGCTCGATGCCGGGGATGGCGGCTTTCTGGGCGGTCTGACTGCCGATAAATATTGCAAGATCACCGGCGCCTCCAAAGCGACTGCCACGCGGGATCTGGCTAATTTATTGCAAAAAGGGGTATTGATTGCTCGCGGGGTAGGGACGGCCAGTAAATATGATGTTCATGTACCGGGGTGGAATCAGTCCCAAGCCTCATTCCCCCCAAAGCCTAATTCCGCCCGCCATGCGACAATAACGCCCGGATACCCTCTCCATGCAGCCCGGCGCGGCTGCATTTTTCGGGTTTACGCAAAAAGCCGCTGGCGTCGTTGCCTTGCCTTGCCGTGCCGTGCCACTTGCACTGCCTTCGGCAATGCGCCTAGCCTGCGGCCTTTTCCCTAAGCCCTATTTATTTTCTAAGAACGGTTCAACGTGGCTTACAGCATCAAGGAAATTTTCTACACTTTGCAGGGCGAGGGGACGCATGCCGGTCGGCCGGCGGTATTTTGTCGTTTCAGCGGCTGCAACCTGTGGAGCGGGCGCGAAAGCGACCGGGCGACTGCTACCTGCCGTTTTTGCGATACCGATTTTGTCGGCACCGATGGCGAACTGGGCGGTAAATTCAAGGATGGCGACGCCTTGGCGGCCACCATCAACAGCCTCTGGCCAGCGACCTATGCCGCCAGCAAATACGTGGTGTTTACCGGCGGTGAGCCGCTGTTGCAACTCGATGCGGCGCTAATCGCCAGCATGCACGCAGTCGGATTTGAAATTGCGATTGAAACCAACGGTACTCTGCCGGTGCCGCCAGGAGTCGACTGGATTTGCGTCAGTCCGAAAATGGGTGCGCCGCTGAATGTGCTCAAGGGTGATGAACTGAAAGTCGTCATTCCGCAACAGGAGCAGGTGCTGGCTGAATACGAAACGCTGGATTTCCAGCATTTCCTGCTCCAGCCTATGGACGGCCCCGATGCGCAGCGCAATACCGAGCTGGCGATTGCGCTGGTGAAACAGAATCCGCGCTGGAAACTCAGCATACAAACGCATAAATTGCTGCACATTCCCTGAGTATGCGGGGCTGGTGCGCAGCAGCAGACTACAATGTTGCATTGCCCTGACAGTGGGTGCCGCTGAAGCAGGGCGCTTTCACTGCTTACTCTCACGATTTCACTTATCTCCCCATTCATGCTGACTATTACCCGCAAGCTGGAATTCGATGCCGGACACCGGATTCCCGATCACAAAAGCCAGTGCCGCAATCTGCACGGACACCGCTATACGCTGGAAATCACCCTGACCGGGGCCGTCATCGAAGTCGAAGGTAATTCTGACAACGGCATGATCATGGATTTTTCCGACGTCAAAATGCTGGCCAAGAAACATCTGGTCGACGTCTGGGACCATGCTTTTCTGGTCTACGTCAAAGACACGGCCGTCAGGGATTTTCTGGAGACTTTGCCGGACCACAAAACAGTGGTGATCGATCAGATCCCGACCGTGGAAAATCTGGCCAGAACCGCTTTCACGATTTTGCAGACCGTTTTTCAGGATCACTTCGGTACCGGTTTGCGCCTGCATAAGCTGGTACTGCACGAAACGCCCAATTGCTGGGCCGAAATCACTGCGGACTAAGCGCAATGTCCGTCACCTTACCCCCCTCGTTTATTGCTGACATTGCGGCGGCTGATTCGGCTGCTGTCGATGCTAACGACGGGCATCTGCCCTTCATGCGGCAGGCGCTGGCGCTGGGGAAAGAGGCCTGGGCGCTGGGAGAAGTCCCGGTCGGCGCGGTCGTGGTGCGCGACGGGGTAGTGATTGCCACAGGTTTTAACCGTTCTATCGTCGGGCATGACCCCACTGCGCATGCGGAAATTGTCGCTTTGCGCGCCGCGGCAGCGATTGTCGGCAATTACCGTCTGCCGGGCTGCGAACTGTATGTGACACTGGAACCCTGCGTCATGTGCGCCGGAGCCATGATGCATGCAAGGCTGGCGCGGGTCATTTACGGTGCCAGCGACCCTAAAACTGGCGCTTGCGGCTCCATCCTTAATGTGTTTGGACAGGAGCGCCTGAATCATCACACCGAAGTGGTGGGCGGTGTTCTGGCCGTCGAATGCGGGCAATTGCTGAAAGCGTTTTTTGCCGAGCGGCGAGCCAACAGCCGGAAAGCGCAGAGTGATGTGTCGTAACTGTGTCGTAACTGTGGCGTAAGTTTTTCCCCTTATTCTTTTGCCATCTGAACGGTTTGACTCAGATCGCGAGCTCCACCCTCTCAGCCACCTTAGCGGAATCGTTATGACTGATTTAGCCGACAGAAGACAGCCCAAGACTGACAACTCCCGCCATAATTTCTCGATTCCTCCCGGAACCTGCGTGGCCATCGTCGCTCCCGGCGGTTATGCGCCGGACAATGCGGCGGTCAAACAGGGCATTGCACTGCTGGAGGCGCAAGCCTGCCGCGTCAAAAATTATTATCAGCATGACGCCCGCTATCTGCGCTTCGGTGGCACCGATGAAGCGCGGGCAGCGCAGTTGCACGCGGCGGCGGCTGATCCCGAAGTCGATATTGTGCTGGCTTTGCGTGGTTCTTACGGCATGTCGCGTTTGCTGGGTTTGCTGGACTGGCAAGCGCTGGCCGACAGCGGGAAATTATTCGTCGGTTATAGCGACCTGACGGCCCTGCATCTGGGCCTGCTGGCGAAAACCGGCGCCATCAGTTTTGCCGGGCCGATGCTGTGCGGCGATTTCGGCGGCGATAATCCTTGCGCCTGGACTTTGCGGCATTTCTGGCAAGTCATGACGCAGCCTAGCCATGTGATCGACGTGGCCGGTGTCCATCCCGAGGTGGAGGCGGAAGGCGTGTTGTGGGGCGGTAATCTGGCGGTGCTGGTGCATTTGCTCGGCACGCCATATTTTCCGCAGATCGACGGCGGCATCTTGTTTGTAGAAGATGTGAATGAGCATCCGTACCGCATCGAACGCATGATGTTGCAGCTCTTGCATGCCGGCGTGCTGGCGCGGCAAAAGGCGGTGCTGTTTGGTGATTTCTCTAACTACCGGCTGTCGGAATACGACAATGGCTATGACTTCAATGCCACGCTGGCCTATCTGCGCTCGGTGTCGCCGGCACCGATTCTGACCGGACTGCCGTTCGGTCATATCGCCGACCGGGTGACGCTGGCAGTGGGCGCGCAGGCGCAGCTACGCTCTGGCACAGACGGATTTTCACTGAAGATGAGTGGATATCCGTATTTGAAACCATAAGGCCGGAAGCAGGGCGGTATCACGACCGGGCTAGTCGGGCGAACAGCGCCATCTGCATCACCCTAAGGCGCGATCTGCACACTCAAGGCGTCTTTTTTCACCGTAATCGCCCCGGGCGTGATGGTTTTTCCGTTGAACTGAAGTTGTTCTGGCGTGAAGATATAGAGCGGGTAATCGCGCAATAACTGATCGGCCACCAGATTGCCCAGCGCATTCATTTGCGAGGCGTACTGCGCGGGCATGCCCTGGACATCCACCTTTTCGGCGCGTGGCGCATCAAGTTTGACCGCGCGCGCGGCGGCATCGTATTTCAAACCGCTGCTGATCGACAGCACCCCGTCGACCGGTGGCCCGCCCAGCATCGGTGCGGCGATGTGCGCATCGACTTGCGTCACGAGCCGGTTACCGGCCTCATCCAGCGATAACTGCGGATTCGATAAATGCACCTTAAACACGCCCAGATACGTCAGGTCGCGCGGAAAACGGGTGGCGATGGCTTTTTGCAAATCATTGCGTCCGACCGTGTAATCGCCGGTCCACAGGTTGTAATCGGCGTGGGCGTTGCTGGCACCCAGCGTTAGCGACAGCAGCAGTGCCGAAAGTGCTGTACGGCAGGCGCGTTGGCTGCCTGTGCGCAGGGGCGAGCTTGAAAACAGTTGTCGGGCGATAGCGAGGGTAGAGAAAAATGTCATCTGATTGATCCGGTAAAGTGGCGTTGCAGTGATCAAACGCAGCCTGCATCCTAGCAGGGCTGGGTGGAAAGCAGGGCGGAGAGGCGATTTCAGGCATCGCTTACGAGGCGCAGCAGGCAAACCCGCTGAAACGCCACGACCCGCGCAATGGTAAAATGCTCCATTCCCAAGTTAAACCGGCAATCGCTATCCCCCTGCATGCAGCGGACGGCCGCACCCGGTTTTGCTTTTGCTCCCCGTATTCCTGTCTCTTAGATAAAGGTTGTTCCGTGCTATCTACAGCAAATATCACCATGCAGTTCGGCCCCAAGCCCTTGTTTGAAAACATTTCCGTCAAATTCGGCGACGGTAACCGTTACGGTTTGATCGGCGCCAACGGCTGCGGCAAATCGACTTTCATGAAAATTCTCGGCGGCGATCTTGAGCCATCGGGCGGCAACGTCATGCTCGACCTCAACGAGCGGCTGGGTAAGCTGAGCCAGGATCAGTTTGCCTTTGAAGACCGGCGCGTGCTGGATGTGGTGTTGATGGGACATACCGAAATGTGGGCCGCGATGGCCGAACGGGATGCCATCTACGCTAACCCCGAAGCGACCGACGACGACTATATGAAAGCCGCCGACCTCGAAGCCCGCTTTGCCGAATACGACGGCTATACCGCCGAAGCGCGTGCCGGTGAACTGCTGCTGGGCGTCGGCGTGCCGCTGGACCAGCATCAGGGCCCGATGAGCAACGTCGCTCCCGGCTGGAAACTGCGGGTGCTGCTGGCACAGGCCCTGTTTTCCAATCCCAACATCCTGCTGCTCGATGAACCAACCAACAATCTGGATATCGACACCATCCGCTGGCTTGAAGACGTGCTCAACGAGCGCAACTCGACCATGATCATCATTTCGCATGATCGCCATTTCCTCAATCAGGTCTGCACCCACATGGCCGACATGGACTACGGCACGCTCAAAGTCTATCCCGGCAATTACGATGACTACATGCTGGCCTCGACGCAGGTCCGCGCGCAGCAAATGTCGAACAATGCCAAGGCCAAGGACAAAGTCGCTGAACTGCAAGATTTCGTGCGGCGCTTTGCGGCCAACAAATCGAAAGCGCGTCAGGCCACTTCGCGCGCCAAGCAAATCGAAAAAATCAAGATCGAAGACCTCAAGCCGTCCAGCCGCGCCAATCCCTTCGTCCGTTTCGAAGGCGAGAAAAAGCTGCACCGTCTGGCAGTTGAAACCGACTATATCGGCAAGAGCTACGACCAGCCGGTGTTCCGCAACTTCAGCATCATGGTTGAGGCCGGCGAAAAAATCGCCATCATCGGTGCCAACGGTATCGGCAAGACCACGCTCTTGCGCTGCATCGCGGGCGATATCGCCGGACTGCAACCGGATACCGGCGTCGTCAAATGGGCAGAAAACGCCAATCCCGGCTATATGCCGCAGGATGCCACCGAAGATTTCGCCAAGGGCGAAACGCTGACCGACTGGATCGACCAGTGGACCCAGGAAGGCGACGACGACCAGGCCGTACGCTCGATTCTGGGACGCTTGCTGTTTTCCGGCGACGACGTGAAGAAATCGGTCAAGGTCCTATCCGGTGGCGAAAAAGGCCGCATGATGTACGGCAAGCTGATGCTGGGCCGCCACAACGTGCTGCTGATGGACGAGCCGACCAATCACATGGATATGGAATCGATCGAATCGCTCAATATCGCCCTCGACAAATATGCCGGCACGCTGATTTTTGTGTCGCACGACCGCGAATTTGTATCCTCGCTGGCGACCCGCATACTGGAAATCAAGCAGGACAAGATCATCGATTACCAGGGCAACTATGAAGATTACCTGCGTAGCCAGGGCATCGAATAAGTTCGTCTGCCGTCGTCTACTTTAGCCATTTGCCATATTAGCCAACCGAGGCTTGCGCCATGATCAAGACTATCGAATTCGAACGTCCCGCCATGAACACCGGCGGCAGTTGCACCGCTGAAGCCTGGGCGCGTACTCCGGCAACGCCGACACCCGTTGAGCGTCTCGCCCTCAAAGAGCGCATCAAGGTGCTGCTGAAAGAAAAAAAAGCAGTGCTGGTGGCGCATTACTACGTTGACGCCGATCTGCAGGATCTGGCTGAAGAAACCGGCGGCTGCGTTTCCGATTCGCTGGAAATGGCGCGCTTCGGGCGCGATCATGAAGCGCAAACGCTGGTCGTGGCCGGCGTGCGCTTCATGGGCGAAACCGCCAAGATACTGAGCCCGCACAAAACCATCCTGATGCCCGATCTGGATGCCACCTGTTCGCTCGATCTGGGCTGTCCCGCCGACGAATTCGCCGCCTTCTGCGACGCCCATCCCGACCGCACCGTCGTGGTCTACGCCAACACCAGCGCGGCTGTCAAAGCGCGGGCCGACTGGATGGTCACATCCTCCATCGGACTCGACATCGTCGCCCACCTGCATGCGCAGGGCAAAAAAATCCTGTGGGCGCCGGACAAGCATCTGGGCGGCTACATCCAACAGAAAACCGGTGCCGACATGCTGCTGTGGCAAGGTTCCTGTCTGGTGCATGACGAATTCAAGGGCGTGGAACTGGAACTGCTGCGCGCCGCACATCCACGGGCCAAGGTGCTGGTGCATCCCGAATCGCCGGCAGCAGTAGTGGCGCAGGCCGATGTGGTCGGCTCCACCTCACAACTGATCGCCGCCGCGCAATCGCTGGACGCGCCCGAATTCATCGTCGCCACCGACAACGGCATCCTGCACAAGATGCGCATGGCCGCGCCCGGCAAACACTTCATCGACGCTCCTACCGCCGGCAACAGCGCCACCTGCAAGAGCTGCGCGCATTGCCCGTGGATGGCGATGAACGGCTTGCAAAACCTGCTCGACGTTCTCGAAAGCGGCCGCAATCAGATTCAGGTCGAACCAGCAATTGCCGCCAAGGCCGTGCTGTGCATCGACCGCATGCTCGATTTCGCCGCGCAAAAGAAAGCCAATGTCCGTCCCTCGTCCGATCTGGCGCAGGAACAGAAATTGTTTGCAGGGATTGGCCCGGCCTGAGCATTGCGCAAGACAATGTCGGCGGCAAGGCCTCTACAGCGCCTCTTGCCGCACCTCTTGCAACACCTCAGTAATTCTCCCTCGCAAAACATTCACACAAGATTCACTGCTCCCTTGCAGTGAATCTTGCAGTGAGTTTTTCTGCGAACCATCTTTCCCCCTGCGGTTTTTGTCCGATCGAATTTACTCTATAGATATGTGAATTCATTCTTGGACGATGAAAACGCGCGACTCCATAATCGTTTTCAATTCAGAGCGCAGCGGAAAACAGGGAAGCGGATTCAGTGTGGCGAACATCGCCGTCCTGAGATGGCCTCGTGCAGTCGTTTCGTCCGCATTTCCCAAGACTGCCGTTCTGACCGAATAACATCCAGGAGAAATGATGAACGCCCTTGTCAAGAACATTACCTCACCCGCTTACCAGGTCATCACGGTAGAGCCGCAGTCCGTCTATACCGGCGCAGAAATATCCGGCGTCGATCTGTCCCGTCCGCTGACGCCGCAGGCCGTCGCTGAAATCCGCGCCGCGCTCTTACAGTGGAAAGTGATCTTCTTCCGCGACCAGCCGTTGAGCCATGAACAGCACGTCGCCTTCGGCAAACAATTCGGCGACCTGACGGTAGGGCATCCCGTCTTCGGTTTCGTCGAAGGACATCCCCACATTTATTCGGTCGGACGCAACCGACTGAAGGAGCGCTTCACCGACGAACGCTTGGTACGCAGCTGGACAGGCTGGCATACCGATGTCACGGCAGCGGTCAATCCGCCGTTCGCCTCCATCCTGCGCGGCGTCAGCATTCCTCCCTACGGCGGCGATACGCAGTGGACCAATCTGGTCGCGGCCTATCAGGGCCTGTCACCAACCCTGCGCAGTTTCGTCGACACCCTCAAAGGCGAACACCGCTTCACCGTCCCTGAAGGCGGCGGCGCGAGACCTGAATTCACTCAGAAAGTCGCCGCCACGCCGCTGGTCAGCCATCATCCGCTGGTGCGGGTGCATCCTGAAACCGGCGAGAGAGCGCTCTACGTCAGTCCGTCTTTCCTGAAACGCATCGTCGGTTTGCAGCCGCGCGAAAGCGAACAATTGCTGGCGCTCCTGTTTGAACATGTGGTGCGTCCTGAATACACCGTGCGCTTCAAATGGCGCGAAGGCTCGCTGGCGTTCTGGGACAATCGTTCCACCGCGCATCTGGCCCCGGTCGATATTTTCGATACCGATTTCGACCGCCAGCTTTATCGGATCACGCTCGTCGGTGACGTGCCGGTCGGTCCTGATGGTGTGGCGTCGGTCGCCATCGAAGGCAAACCGGTGATAGCGCATAGCGTCGAATAATTTCACCGTATTTTTCCGCCGCAAAAATAAGCAAGCGCCATCATCGTGGTGCTTGCTTTTTTTATGCGGATTTCAGGCTCTGGCAGCCCATCCTATGGTGTATCGAAATTTCGCATATCGACATGCAAGCCCTCCAGATAAGGACATGCAAATACATTCGTTTGTTACTGCGCAGACTATTTCTATACTTATTCATCGGGAATTGAATAAGGAAATCTCATGACGTTGGATCGCAGAACACTCTTGAAACATGCCGCAGTGGCAGGTCTTGGCCTGAGTACTTCGCTGCTCAGCCTGTCGGTACGTTCCGCCAACAAGCCAGCGGTCATCCGTATCGGCGTGGCGCAACCTGCCTTTGGTAATCCGCCCGCATTTTCCGGCAGCTCTGCGGCAGTCGCCAACAGCAAGGGCTGGATAGAGGAAGAGTTTCGCCCAGACGGGATCAAGGTCGAATGGTACTTCTTCAAGGGCGCAGGTCCGGCCGTCAACGAAGCGCTGTCCAACAAGCAGCTGGACTTTGCCTTTCAGGGCGATTTGCCAGCCATCGTCGCCAAGGGTGCCGGATTGAAAACCAAACTGGTGTTAGCCACCGGCGTTCGTTCCAATATTTATCTGGCGGTGCCGCCCGATTCGCCTATCCAGTCGATCAAGGATTTGCGCGGCAAGCGTGTGGCGATCTTCAAAGGCACCAACGCACAGCTGCCGATCAACCGCGTGCTGGAAGCCAACGGCTTGCAGGAAAAAGATTTCAAATCGATTAACCTCGACCAGGCCACCATGCTGGCGGCACTGAGCGGCAAAGACATCGACGCCGCCTTCGGCAACATCAACCTGCTACGCCTGCGCGACAAGAACGCGGCGCGCATTGCGTTCAGCAGCAAGGGCGGTTCTCCCATTTTTACTACCCAGTCGCACGTACTGGTGAGCGAAGACTTCGCCGGGCAATATCCCGACATTACAGCGCGCACGGTAAAGGCTTTCGTCAAGACGGCGAAGTGGGCCTCCGATGAAGTTAATCGCGAAGAGGTGCTGCGGCTGTGGGCCAAAGCCGGCACACCTTACGAGCATTGGAAAGAAGATTACGCCGGCGAACCTTTGCGCGTGCGCATCAATCCCAATTTCGATCCCTTCCTGATTGCCCGTTACAAGGATTCGGTGGAGCAGGCTTACCGCTTCAAACTCAGCCGTCACAAATTCGATGTCGATCAATGGATAGACCAGCGCTACCTGAAGGCCGCATTGAAAGAACTGAAGCTGGAAAACTTCTGGCCGGTTTATCAGGCTGACGGCAAGATACTCGGGGCCTGAGGTGGGGGTTTCTCTCCTCTCCTCCGACAAGGCAGACACCTCCGCAGGGGAGGTGAAGCCGGCATCGACGCACACCGCTTTTAGATGGCTGCGTCGGCATGTAGGAATCAACTCCCGCTGGCTGGGACTGCCGTTCCCGCTGCTGTTGCTGCTGCTCTGGTATGTCGCCGCACAACATGAATGGGTCGCACCGCAAGTGCTGCCTTCACCGCAATCGGTGGCCTTGACCTTCATTGATCTGGCGCGCTCAGGCGAACTGTTCGATAACCTCCAGATCAGCCTGATACGGGTGCTGGCTGGCTTCGGCATAGGACTGGTCGGCGGCTTGTTGCTCGGTGTGGCGATGGGATTGTCGCCGCTGTTCAAGGATTACGTTTATCCCTTGTTCAAAGCCTTCAGTCAGGTGCCGGTACTTGGCTGGCTGCCTTTGCTGATGCTGTTGGTCGGTATCGACGAGGCGCTGAAAATCATCCTCATCTCGCAGGCGGCGCTGGTGCCGATTGCCCTCAATACTTACAAGGGACTGGAAAACGTACCGGCGCGTTATGTGGAAGTGGCGCGGGTGCTGACACAGCGAAAGCCCCCAGTTTTTGCCACAAACGTACGTGCCCGAGTCGATTTTTCATGGGAGTGTCCCCTTTGTTATTGTTCAATTAAGAGGGCATATCAAGCACTGCGTGTGAGACAGTCGTATTGATTTTGTCGTGATCCAAAACAAAAAAGGCGTCCGTCGCATGCATTCCTACATGTGACGAGACGCCTTTGTCTCGTGCTGTAAAGCGGCGACGCCGGCAATGGCGTCTGGGTATTGCTTCGCCATCGTTGGCGCTTAATTGCATCTCAGTAATATATATGACATGTATGCGCTGTGAAGTTGTCTGCTGGTGATTCAGGTAAAAATTTCGGTGCGTAATAAGGCTTCTGCGCCGGTTTGTTCTTCTGCAGCCAAGCTGTTAGCGGTAACGCACTCTGCAATTTCTTTAATCATTTCCATGCCGCACCATTTAAAAGCGCGCTGACTAATCCACGCGCATTGTTAGTGCGCGCCTCCCTCAAAATGATCGTGAATTTTCTGTCGCCATAGACAGCATTGCCAGGCACGGAAGTTGCTGATGTGTTCGGTGCGGAGTCAACGATGATTGCGTAAAAAATTTGAAGAAGATCCCACAGACGGGGTCATCAGGACAACGGCGTCCGCCTGATCAGGTAATCCACCTGATTGGCGGACGCTTTTTTGTTTTCAGGGGAATAACAATGAGCGCCAAAGCAAGCAGCATCCAACTTTTCAGTTTCAGCACGCCGCAAATGCGGGCATTTCATGTGACCTGGATGGCGTTCTTCGCGTGCTTCTTCGCCTGGTTTGCGTGTGCGCCACTGATGCCGGTCATCAAGCAAGAGTTTGGTTTGACGATAGGCCAGATTGCCAACATCAACATTGCGGCTGTTGCGGTGACGATTCTTGTGCGGCTGGTGGTTGGGCCTATGTGTGATCACTACGGTCCGCGCAAAACTTATACCGGGTTATTGATTTTGGGCGCGATTCCGGTGCTGGGCGTGGCGCTGTCGCAGAGCTATGAAGTGTTCTTGTTCTTCCGTCTGTGCATCGGTGCGGTCGGTGCGAGTTTCGTTATTACGCAATATCACACCTCGGTGATGTTCGCGCCGAATGTGGTCGGGACTGCCAACGCCGCGTCTGCTGGCTGGGGTAATACCGGCGGCGGCGCAGCGCAGGCCTTGATGCCATTGATGCTGGCAGCGCTGGTGATGATGGGGGTCAGTGAAACAATGGGCTGGCGTCTGGCGCTGTTGGTGCCAGGTGTGTTGATGCTGATCATGGGTGTTGTTTACTGGCGCTTCACACAGGATTGCCCTGAAGGTAATTACGCGGACATGCGCGCCAAGGGCATGGCCATCGAAGGCGGCAAGAAGGGCGGCTGGTCCAGCTTCATTGCCGCTGGCCGTAACTACCGTGTCTGGTTATTGTTCGTCACTTACGGCGCTTGTTTTGGTGTGGAAATTTTCATTCACAATATCGCGGCTATTTACTACGTCGATCAATTCGGTCTGTCCTTGAAAAGCGCCGGCATGGCCGCTGCCAGTTTCGGTTTGCTGGCCTTGTTTGCGCGGGCTTTGGGTGGTTATGTTTCCGATAAGGTGGCACTGAAAGGGAGCCTGAATAGCCGCTCTGGTTTGCTGTTTGTGCTGATGTTGGGTGAAGGTCTGGGATTGTTGTGGTTTGCGCACGCCAGCAGCGTCACTCTGGCAATCGTCGCCATGCTGAGCTTCGGTCTGTTCACGCACATGGCTTGCGGTGCGACTTATGCGCTGGTGCCATTCATCGACCGCAAGGCCCTGGGCGGCGTGGCCGGCATCATCGGCGCGGGTGGCAATGTGGGTGCTGTGCTGGCCGGATTTCTGATGAAGGGTGTGGGCAATGTGCAGCAAACGCTGGGCATGCTGGGCATCTTTGTCATCGTTGCGGCTCTGTGCGCGATGGCGGTGCGTTTCGGAGCGGCACACACATCCCGTGAATCTCGTGAATCCGGCGCATATCTGCCGCTCAATAACAACGTCGCTATTTAAAGAGGCAGATCATGAAAATCATCCTTATCGGTCATGGCATGGTCGGGCAAAAATTTCTGGAAAGTCTGGCCGATAGCAAGGCGCCGGATCTGCAAGTGACGGTGCTGTGCGAAGAGCCGCGCCCGGCCTACGACCGCGTGCATCTGTCCGAGTTTTTCTCGGGTAAATCGGCGGAGGATTTGTCTTTGGTGCCGGCTGGTTTTTTCGAGCGCAACAATGTCTTGCTGAAACTGAACGCCAAAGCCGATTTGATTGATTGTGCCGCCAAAACGGTGACGGTCAGTACCGGTGAAATTCTGGCCTACGATAAGTT harbors:
- the nadA gene encoding quinolinate synthase NadA; translated protein: MIKTIEFERPAMNTGGSCTAEAWARTPATPTPVERLALKERIKVLLKEKKAVLVAHYYVDADLQDLAEETGGCVSDSLEMARFGRDHEAQTLVVAGVRFMGETAKILSPHKTILMPDLDATCSLDLGCPADEFAAFCDAHPDRTVVVYANTSAAVKARADWMVTSSIGLDIVAHLHAQGKKILWAPDKHLGGYIQQKTGADMLLWQGSCLVHDEFKGVELELLRAAHPRAKVLVHPESPAAVVAQADVVGSTSQLIAAAQSLDAPEFIVATDNGILHKMRMAAPGKHFIDAPTAGNSATCKSCAHCPWMAMNGLQNLLDVLESGRNQIQVEPAIAAKAVLCIDRMLDFAAQKKANVRPSSDLAQEQKLFAGIGPA
- a CDS encoding TauD/TfdA dioxygenase family protein; the encoded protein is MNALVKNITSPAYQVITVEPQSVYTGAEISGVDLSRPLTPQAVAEIRAALLQWKVIFFRDQPLSHEQHVAFGKQFGDLTVGHPVFGFVEGHPHIYSVGRNRLKERFTDERLVRSWTGWHTDVTAAVNPPFASILRGVSIPPYGGDTQWTNLVAAYQGLSPTLRSFVDTLKGEHRFTVPEGGGARPEFTQKVAATPLVSHHPLVRVHPETGERALYVSPSFLKRIVGLQPRESEQLLALLFEHVVRPEYTVRFKWREGSLAFWDNRSTAHLAPVDIFDTDFDRQLYRITLVGDVPVGPDGVASVAIEGKPVIAHSVE
- a CDS encoding ABC transporter substrate-binding protein, producing MTLDRRTLLKHAAVAGLGLSTSLLSLSVRSANKPAVIRIGVAQPAFGNPPAFSGSSAAVANSKGWIEEEFRPDGIKVEWYFFKGAGPAVNEALSNKQLDFAFQGDLPAIVAKGAGLKTKLVLATGVRSNIYLAVPPDSPIQSIKDLRGKRVAIFKGTNAQLPINRVLEANGLQEKDFKSINLDQATMLAALSGKDIDAAFGNINLLRLRDKNAARIAFSSKGGSPIFTTQSHVLVSEDFAGQYPDITARTVKAFVKTAKWASDEVNREEVLRLWAKAGTPYEHWKEDYAGEPLRVRINPNFDPFLIARYKDSVEQAYRFKLSRHKFDVDQWIDQRYLKAALKELKLENFWPVYQADGKILGA
- a CDS encoding ABC transporter permease; this encodes MGVSLLSSDKADTSAGEVKPASTHTAFRWLRRHVGINSRWLGLPFPLLLLLLWYVAAQHEWVAPQVLPSPQSVALTFIDLARSGELFDNLQISLIRVLAGFGIGLVGGLLLGVAMGLSPLFKDYVYPLFKAFSQVPVLGWLPLLMLLVGIDEALKIILISQAALVPIALNTYKGLENVPARYVEVARVLTQRKPPVFATNVRARVDFSWECPLCYCSIKRAYQALRVRQSY
- a CDS encoding MFS transporter translates to MSAKASSIQLFSFSTPQMRAFHVTWMAFFACFFAWFACAPLMPVIKQEFGLTIGQIANINIAAVAVTILVRLVVGPMCDHYGPRKTYTGLLILGAIPVLGVALSQSYEVFLFFRLCIGAVGASFVITQYHTSVMFAPNVVGTANAASAGWGNTGGGAAQALMPLMLAALVMMGVSETMGWRLALLVPGVLMLIMGVVYWRFTQDCPEGNYADMRAKGMAIEGGKKGGWSSFIAAGRNYRVWLLFVTYGACFGVEIFIHNIAAIYYVDQFGLSLKSAGMAAASFGLLALFARALGGYVSDKVALKGSLNSRSGLLFVLMLGEGLGLLWFAHASSVTLAIVAMLSFGLFTHMACGATYALVPFIDRKALGGVAGIIGAGGNVGAVLAGFLMKGVGNVQQTLGMLGIFVIVAALCAMAVRFGAAHTSRESRESGAYLPLNNNVAI